A DNA window from Daucus carota subsp. sativus chromosome 3, DH1 v3.0, whole genome shotgun sequence contains the following coding sequences:
- the LOC108211887 gene encoding pentatricopeptide repeat-containing protein At5g04780, mitochondrial: MLFKNLSAATSRFLHENPFVLSSLQHYVRTCAENRAITQGTACHARIIELFGHETDTSTSNMLINMYSKCGLLDYARKVFDQMPERSPVSWNTIIGAYTQNGSESEAFKLFMQMQREAACEFSEFTVSSVLCACAVKSAVLECKQLHAFALKASIDSNTFVATALVDVYAKCNLIEESVLVFESMCEKSEVMWSSMVAGYVQNEFYEEAILLFHRARGTGLEHSQYILSSVISACAALAALIEGNQVHAVLHKSGYYANVFVVSSLVDMYAKCGCIREAYSVFSSAESKNVVLWNAMISGFSRNACSIQVMVLFEKMQQMCLRPNKVTYVSVLSACGHMGLVEKGRKYFEMMSKEHNVSPNVYHYSCMVDVLGRRGLINEAKDLIDDMPFDATASMWGSLLASCRVYGNVELAEVAAKQLFEIEPHNAGNHVLLSNIYAADKRWEEVATARKLLKDSEVKKERGKSWIASKDKVHTFMVGERNHPQISEIYCKLEDLLEEMKKLGYRGETKHDLHNLEDYRKEQLLWHHSEKLALAFGLMCLPSCAPIRIMKNLRICGDCHLFMKLASSITGRKIIVRDNNRFHHFTNGTCSCGEFCYLIASMGLQALWSSGPACFDSHALRLKRGRQALILVSLFVVGDWVTSVLFISLGAASSSADSQE, encoded by the exons ATGCTTTTTAAGAACTTATCAGCTGCTACATCCAGATTTTTGCATGAGAACCCATTTGTTCTATCAAGTTTACAGCATTACGTGCGAACATGTGCTGAAAACAGGGCAATCACGCAGGGAACGGCTTGCCATGCTCGAATTATTGAATTGTTTGGACATGAGACAGACACATCAACTTCAAATATGCTCATAAACATGTATTCGAAATGTGGGCTTCTTGATTACGCGCGCAAGGTGTTTGATCAAATGCCTGAAAGAAGCCCTGTTTCTTGGAATACTATCATTGGTGCGTATACGCAAAATGGAAGCGAGAGTGAGGCTTTTAAACTTTTCATGCAGATGCAAAGGGAAGCAGCTTGCGAGTTTAGCGAGTTTACGGTTTCAAGTGTTCTTTGTGCTTGTGCTGTCAAATCAGCTGTGCTGGAGTGTAAGCAGCTGCATGCTTTTGCGCTCAAGGCATCGATTGATTCGAATACGTTTGTGGCTACTGCGTTGGTTGATGTTTATGCGAAATGTAATCTCATTGAGGAGTCTGTGTTGGTTTTTGAGTCGATGTGTGAGAAAAGTGAAGTCATGTGGAGTTCAATGGTTGCTGGATATGTGCAGAATGAGTTTTATGAAGAAGCAATATTGTTATTTCACCGAGCACGGGGTACTGGCTTGGAACATAGCCAGTATATATTATCTTCTGTTATATCTGCTTGCGCTGCTTTGGCTGCTTTGATTGAAGGCAACCAAGTGCATGCGGTGTTACATAAATCTGGTTATTATGCAAATGTTTTTGTAGTATCGTCTCTTGTAGACATGTATGCTAAATGTGGATGCATAAGAGAAGCTTACTCCGTATTCTCAAGTGCAGAATCTAAGAATGTTGTTCTGTGGAATGCAATGATCTCTGGCTTCTCTAGAAACGCTTGCTCCATACAAGTAATGgttttgtttgagaaaatgcAGCAGATGTGCTTACGGCCGAATAAAGTAACTTATGTTTCAGTTTTATCAGCATGTGGGCATATGGGTCTGGTTGAAAAAGGAAGGAAGTATTTTGAGATGATGTCAAAGGAGCATAATGTTTCACCAAATGTTTATCACTATTCATGCATGGTTGATGTTCTTGGTCGGAGAGGTTTAATTAATGAAGCAAAGGATCTGATAGACGACATGCCCTTTGATGCTACCGCTTCCATGTGGGGTTCACTATTAGCCTCATGCCGAGTTTATGGGAATGTTGAGTTGGCAGAGGTTGCTGCAAAACAGTTATTCGAGATAGAACCTCACAATGCAGGCAATCATGTCTTGCTATCAAATATATATGCAGCAGATAAAAGGTGGGAGGAAGTTGCAACAGCAAGGAAGTTACTTAAAGACAGTGAAGTAAAAAAGGAACGAGGCAAGAGCTGGATTGCATCCAAGGACAAGGTACACACTTTCATGGTTGGAGAAAGGAATCATCCTCAAATCTCTGAGATTTATTGTAAATTAGAGGATTTATTAGAGGAAATGAAGAAGCTTGGTTACAGAGGTGAGACTAAACATGACTTGCATAACTTAGAAGACTATAGGAAGGAGCAGCTTTTGTGGCACCACAGTGAAAAGCTAGCACTTGCGTTTGGGCTAATGTGCTTGCCTTCTTGTGCTCCAATAAGGATCATGAAGAATCTTAGAATTTGTGGAGATTGTCACCTTTTTATGAAGCTTGCATCGAGTATTACTGGACGAAAGATCATTGTTAGGGATAATAATCGTTTTCACCATTTCACAAATGGAACTTGTTCCTGCGGGGAGTTTTG CTACCTAATTGCATCAATGGGTCTTCAAGCTCTTTGGAGTTCTGGACCTGCATGCTTTGATAGTCACGCTTTGAGGTTGAAGAGAGGACGGCAAGCTCTTATACTAGTGAGCCTCTTTGTTGTTGGTGATTGG GTTACATCTGTTCTGTTTATTTCACTAGGAGCTGCATCCTCATCAGCAGACTCACAGGAGTGA